CTGTGAGTTCTGGGTTGGTGAGAAAGTCATCGGCGGTTTGAGGAATGAACTGAGCGAGGTGCTGATGTCTTTGTGCTAAAGTCATTGCCGCAATTTCTCGCAGGGATGGCTCAGATGTTGTCATTTTTGGTGCAAGTTTTTGCCGCAGGAATTCGGTGAAGTCTAGAACTTCTTGCTGTTTTTCAGGCGGTAGCTGGCGTAAATTTTTTAAGATTATTTGCTCAATGTTAGCTGTGTTTTGCATGAGTTTCTCTCTGTTGTTTCTCTACTCGGTATTGAAAGTGACTCATCAAGTCCAAGCGCGTAAATTTCATTATCATTGCTCATTTCACCCCGAAACTGAAAAAATCTCACAAGGCTCAATGCCCATTAAGCAATGGGCGGCTTCCCATACTTTGAGAATAAATCGTTTAACGCCTCCTCTAACAATCTTTGTACTGTACTGTCCTCCTCCAGTGCTAGTTGTTTTAACTGTTTACTAACAGCAGGATCAAAATGACCAGCGATCGCTCTTTTACCCACTCGGCTCGGCGGCACTTCAGTTTTACTACGGGGTTGCTCCACCTCTTCAGTTTCAGTGGTTTTAGGTTTCACTGACTTTTGAGGCTCGGATGCCTTCTTTAAAGAATCCGCAAGATTAGTTTTTCTTACCATCTGTATACAGGTCTACATAACTACATATCTACTTGTCTACAGTTTAACTTGTCTACAAATCCATTTATAGAGTTGCCAAATCTCCTCGGAGGCCTTGCCCTTCGGCTCATATTCCGTCACAGAAAGCCCTGCGGACAGACAGCGAACAAAGGCTGTTCTTTCAAAAATTCTGACAGGTGCGACAGGAATTTTATACTCCTTAATCGCCTCTGCCGCTTCATCACCCAACGACCCGCGAGTAGGGACAGCGTTCAAAACCACTGTTGCAGTTTTCTTGGCTAAATTTACTAAATCAATGGTGTCAGCGATCGCCCTTAAATCTAAAATCGAAGGTTGACAGGGTATGAGAATTAAATCTGCTGCACGTATAGCTGAGAGGGTAGCTGATTCACTGTGCGGGGCAGAATCTATTACCACCAAATCCACATCATTTTCCTTTGCTGCTTCCAGAACATTTTCCAATCGCGGTGCTTGACATGAGATTACTGTCGGATATTCTGCCTCACGCGAATCTCCCCACTTCGCAGCTGAACATTGGGGATCTAAGTCAACCAGGGCTACTTCTTTCTTTTTTAGGGACGCAGCAGTAGCAACACTAATACTTATTGAGGTTTTGCCCACACCACCTTTTCGTGATATGACTGATACGACTTTCATGTATACACCTCTACATAGTTACATTTCAACATTTATACAGTTGGACATTATTACATCTATATGTGTACACAATTAACCAGTAAGTCAACCGCCATAAGCTCCACTCGGATTTTAGTGAATAGAGGGCATCACCGTGGTCGGGTAGCAGGACTATATCGCTATAATCCCGCCCCCTCAGAACCGGACTTGCGCTTTGCAACGCATCCGGCTCAAGCAAGTCATAAACTAGGCTCCGGTTTGTTTATTACCAAAAACCCATCGGTCAAATGGTCTATCAAGATTTAGATTTCCCCAGTATTTAGCCTTACGCCAGCTATCAGATTTATTTCGATGAGTGCGTTTGGCATACTTTTTCTGTTTCTCATATAACCAATGGTCAAGAGAATTGAAAATTTTTGAGGCTACCCCAACTCGGAAGTAATTCGCTTGTCCCCGAATAATCGGATTAAGCTTTTTAATGACTCTCAACTCTTTTTGGGTTAAAGAAAGATGACCTCGCAATCTCTGGACGTAATTAGCAAGCCCTTCTTCCCCCAAGGGCCGCGTCGAATATTCTGTTGGCATAGCTGATTCAAAAGGTGCTAACTAGGTTCTCTTTTAGGCAAAGTTTGTCTTAGCGTAAGTTTCTGTACGATTGCTACGAGAACGCCTTCAACAACTTTTTGAATGAATCCGTTAATTTGTATAGATACCTATCCCTTCCGCATCATAATGATTATCATTTTTATTAGTTGTATATTTCACTTTCTGGAAGTCCCTTAACCTTTTTAGAATTGAGAACTCAGTTAATATCAAGGTTTTAATTTTTTAT
The window above is part of the Nostoc sp. TCL26-01 genome. Proteins encoded here:
- a CDS encoding DUF2281 domain-containing protein, with protein sequence MQNTANIEQIILKNLRQLPPEKQQEVLDFTEFLRQKLAPKMTTSEPSLREIAAMTLAQRHQHLAQFIPQTADDFLTNPELTEFSVLDTEDWELEHD
- a CDS encoding ribbon-helix-helix domain-containing protein — protein: MKPKTTETEEVEQPRSKTEVPPSRVGKRAIAGHFDPAVSKQLKQLALEEDSTVQRLLEEALNDLFSKYGKPPIA
- the parA gene encoding ParA family partition ATPase; translation: MKVVSVISRKGGVGKTSISISVATAASLKKKEVALVDLDPQCSAAKWGDSREAEYPTVISCQAPRLENVLEAAKENDVDLVVIDSAPHSESATLSAIRAADLILIPCQPSILDLRAIADTIDLVNLAKKTATVVLNAVPTRGSLGDEAAEAIKEYKIPVAPVRIFERTAFVRCLSAGLSVTEYEPKGKASEEIWQLYKWICRQVKL
- a CDS encoding group II intron maturase-specific domain-containing protein, translated to MPTEYSTRPLGEEGLANYVQRLRGHLSLTQKELRVIKKLNPIIRGQANYFRVGVASKIFNSLDHWLYEKQKKYAKRTHRNKSDSWRKAKYWGNLNLDRPFDRWVFGNKQTGA